One part of the Puniceicoccales bacterium genome encodes these proteins:
- the yajC gene encoding preprotein translocase subunit YajC, translated as MSVESDQIVQSQTPGIGIPLLAYALFFIGLWFILIAPQRKKQKRHDEMIKALKKNDRILTTSGIFAKIIDVKDSIFVVEISNGVHVELHRSFVHAKLD; from the coding sequence ATGAGTGTTGAATCTGATCAAATTGTACAGTCACAAACACCAGGTATAGGTATTCCTTTACTAGCCTATGCCTTGTTTTTTATTGGCCTATGGTTCATATTGATAGCACCACAAAGGAAAAAGCAGAAGCGCCATGATGAAATGATCAAGGCTCTCAAAAAAAATGACCGCATATTGACCACCTCCGGAATATTTGCCAAAATTATAGATGTAAAAGACAGCATATTTGTGGTGGAAATATCAAATGGTGTTCATGTGGAGTTGCATAGATCATTTGTACATGCAAAATTAGATTAA
- a CDS encoding ABC transporter permease, with product MFKFLIRRTLYAIPVILTVITITFFIVRIIPGGPFDMEREVPSEVKVALNSYYGFDKPLIVQYFNYVNNMLHGNFGPSYKYTDWDVTELVMTKAPISFELACYGLLIATTFGILFGSISAIYSYTKIDIFFSSLSSLCVCLPTFVLGPILAYIFAIKLHMFSVSGWSDFSNKFLPSVTLGTIYTAYISKLSKDSILAAMNRPYVITARAKGLSKLRIFFIHVLRNGLQPVIAFLGPAFASLISGAIVIETVFNIPGIGRLFINAISNRDDTLILGIVNFYALLIILFNTLADVVQVWLNPRQKLSL from the coding sequence ATGTTTAAATTTTTAATACGCCGAACATTGTATGCGATACCTGTGATTTTAACGGTAATAACCATAACTTTCTTTATTGTCAGAATCATACCGGGCGGACCTTTTGACATGGAACGGGAGGTTCCCAGCGAGGTAAAAGTAGCTTTGAACAGCTATTATGGATTTGATAAGCCATTGATAGTTCAGTACTTCAACTATGTAAATAACATGCTACATGGTAACTTCGGGCCATCCTATAAGTACACCGATTGGGATGTGACCGAATTGGTGATGACCAAGGCACCCATAAGTTTCGAATTAGCATGCTATGGACTGTTAATAGCAACCACATTTGGGATTTTATTTGGATCTATCTCAGCCATATACAGTTATACAAAAATCGATATTTTTTTCTCATCCCTATCGAGCCTATGCGTATGCCTACCCACATTTGTGCTGGGCCCAATTTTAGCATATATTTTTGCCATAAAACTTCATATGTTTTCGGTTTCTGGCTGGTCTGATTTTAGCAACAAGTTTCTACCATCAGTGACACTGGGCACGATTTATACAGCCTATATAAGCAAATTATCAAAGGACAGTATACTGGCAGCTATGAACAGGCCCTATGTTATCACAGCCAGAGCCAAGGGTCTTTCAAAACTAAGAATTTTTTTTATCCATGTACTACGCAACGGACTACAACCAGTCATTGCGTTCCTAGGCCCGGCCTTTGCTAGTCTTATCAGTGGAGCCATAGTCATCGAAACCGTATTCAATATTCCTGGCATCGGCAGGTTGTTTATCAATGCGATTTCTAACCGGGATGATACCCTGATCCTAGGTATTGTAAACTTCTATGCCCTACTGATTATTCTATTCAACACATTGGCAGATGTGGTTCAGGTTTGGCTAAATCCACGACAGAAATTAAGCTTATAG
- a CDS encoding Mur ligase domain-containing protein has protein sequence MKIYFIGICGTAMGNVAIMLSKLGHGVCGSDSKPYQPMAGLLEANNLEIYDSFSAARIEYLNPDVVIVGNAIPRGNEEVEWLLSTKKIPYCSLPEFIHREIIKKRLSIVITGTHGKTTTTTLTSFILEKNGLNPGYMIGGVPLDFSSGSHIGDENGPFIIEGDEYDSAFFDKRSKFIHYAPDILVIGNIEFDHGDIFRDIQDIKKSFSYLVRVVPSNGCIVANGDDPNIRSILPVNWTKSIFVGENDDNDYLLRNFVVNDSFTTFEIVEKKSGRKMQIASSLFGKYNARNTMMSIIASGLAISGDPLGTDIRWLPDFKGIKKRQEVLVSNEKLTVIDDFAHHPTAIKVTLESLRQKYPGHRIITCFEPRSNTACSNVFQNEFIGAFDESDHVFIANVFKSRETTLDTARLSEDLNKTGISARALNNEEILSALTEMKFTEATVVAFLSNGNFGNIPKKFVEILG, from the coding sequence ATGAAAATTTATTTTATAGGAATCTGTGGGACGGCCATGGGAAATGTGGCGATTATGTTAAGTAAACTTGGTCATGGCGTATGTGGTTCTGATTCAAAGCCATATCAGCCAATGGCCGGACTGTTAGAAGCAAATAATCTCGAAATATATGATTCCTTCTCTGCCGCTAGAATTGAGTACCTGAACCCCGATGTGGTCATTGTAGGGAATGCCATACCCAGAGGAAATGAGGAAGTGGAATGGTTACTGTCTACAAAAAAAATACCCTATTGTTCCTTACCTGAATTTATTCATAGGGAAATAATAAAAAAACGACTAAGCATCGTCATAACTGGTACCCATGGAAAGACAACCACAACAACCTTGACCTCATTCATACTGGAAAAAAATGGTCTAAATCCAGGATATATGATAGGTGGAGTGCCATTGGATTTCTCATCCGGAAGCCATATTGGTGATGAAAATGGTCCATTTATAATAGAAGGTGATGAGTATGATTCGGCATTTTTTGACAAAAGAAGCAAGTTTATACACTATGCGCCGGATATACTTGTGATTGGAAATATAGAGTTCGACCACGGTGATATTTTTCGCGACATCCAGGATATCAAAAAATCCTTCAGCTATCTTGTACGAGTTGTTCCATCAAATGGTTGCATCGTCGCCAATGGTGATGACCCAAATATCAGGTCCATTCTTCCAGTAAACTGGACGAAATCCATATTTGTTGGTGAAAATGACGATAATGACTACCTGCTGAGGAATTTTGTGGTCAACGACTCGTTTACCACCTTCGAAATTGTTGAAAAAAAATCTGGCAGAAAAATGCAGATAGCATCGAGTTTATTTGGTAAGTACAATGCTCGCAATACCATGATGTCAATCATCGCATCGGGCTTGGCCATTTCCGGTGACCCCCTTGGAACTGACATCAGATGGCTACCGGATTTCAAAGGCATAAAAAAACGCCAAGAAGTGTTGGTCTCTAACGAAAAATTAACCGTAATTGACGACTTCGCACACCATCCAACTGCCATAAAAGTAACCCTGGAAAGTCTCAGACAAAAATACCCCGGCCATAGGATTATAACTTGTTTTGAACCAAGAAGTAACACCGCTTGCTCCAACGTATTTCAGAACGAGTTCATCGGTGCATTCGATGAATCCGACCATGTGTTCATAGCAAATGTATTTAAATCCAGAGAAACCACTCTTGATACCGCCAGGCTCTCCGAAGATTTAAACAAAACTGGTATAAGTGCCAGGGCACTGAACAATGAAGAAATTTTGTCGGCCCTGACAGAAATGAAATTTACCGAAGCTACCGTTGTGGCTTTCCTATCCAATGGAAATTTTGGTAACATACCGAAAAAATTTGTGGAAATTCTCGGCTAA
- a CDS encoding 3-oxoacyl-ACP synthase III, with product MFFSFENVSIEAMDYVLPPECVSSDSIEGLLHSTYERLRLPKGRLELMTGIKERRFWKDYKKPSEASAEAADKLFSSGTSQFKKNDIELLIHSSVCRDRIEPSTAAYVHNILGLSKSAQFFDLSNACLGFLNAILIAGGMIESGRIGCALIVSGEDGKPVLDNTISILNSSRFDRNEIKPYFANLTLGSGAVAALLCHSSLSTSSPRVKYANVLSDSSACNLCEGDVANNSLTMQTESEKLLNAGISLASSNWEKFCKSSGWNDKIIDKSLCHQVSRRHMVRLYETLGLDIHKDFSTYTYLGNTGSVALPITLAIARSTGLIKNDSNYALLGIGSGLSSIILGIRT from the coding sequence ATGTTTTTTTCCTTCGAAAATGTTTCGATCGAGGCCATGGACTATGTTTTACCACCGGAGTGTGTATCTTCAGATTCAATAGAAGGCCTGTTACATAGCACCTATGAGCGATTGAGATTGCCAAAAGGGCGGCTGGAGTTGATGACAGGAATAAAGGAACGGCGCTTCTGGAAAGATTATAAAAAACCATCCGAAGCCAGCGCAGAAGCGGCAGACAAATTATTCTCTTCCGGCACATCACAGTTCAAGAAGAATGACATAGAGCTGCTGATACATTCTTCGGTGTGTAGAGATCGGATTGAACCATCGACGGCTGCCTATGTACACAACATACTGGGCCTCAGCAAGTCTGCGCAATTTTTCGATCTATCAAATGCCTGTTTAGGGTTTTTAAACGCCATACTCATCGCCGGAGGAATGATAGAATCCGGCCGGATAGGCTGCGCGCTGATAGTTTCTGGAGAAGATGGTAAGCCAGTGCTAGATAACACCATATCCATACTTAATTCATCTCGTTTTGATAGAAATGAAATCAAACCATATTTTGCGAACCTGACGTTGGGCTCCGGAGCCGTTGCTGCACTGCTATGCCACAGTTCACTTTCCACTTCCAGCCCAAGGGTAAAATACGCAAATGTCCTGTCAGATTCCAGTGCCTGCAACCTATGTGAAGGTGATGTTGCGAATAATTCACTAACCATGCAAACCGAATCCGAAAAATTACTGAACGCCGGCATATCATTGGCATCATCGAACTGGGAAAAATTCTGTAAATCATCCGGCTGGAATGATAAAATAATTGACAAATCTCTATGTCATCAAGTAAGTAGAAGACATATGGTAAGGCTTTATGAAACACTGGGATTAGATATTCATAAGGATTTTTCCACCTATACCTACCTAGGTAATACTGGTTCAGTAGCACTACCGATCACATTAGCCATAGCCAGATCAACCGGATTGATAAAAAATGACTCAAATTATGCATTGCTTGGCATAGGTAGTGGATTGAGCTCAATAATACTCGGTATACGTACATGA
- a CDS encoding S1C family serine protease: MRYVFCIVISIVICLSNCNGDTSDSTAKSCGTAIGNPINPMPFSFVSDVFYKKKDAVVRIIGIRISNNETSSAKSETKDDKQPDSTKSPAGKNPELSNKILFGSGFFIDDMARVVTSAIIVDDATNIWVEFNGLSYAAELVGSDRITNIAIVRLLKKPDHFDIIDITDGKPKGNVCCGEFLVSVECKLGLDPSPNFGIIVGENSSYGSTSFPVKLTRTNLPIDGGETGSPVFSIDGTLAGIMIASLPDMRSSFLMPAWTLDRVCSDIIKTGGVTHCTAGFFVHQQYTQENGVQILVSRIQQDSPAEKAGILIDDVISAINGNKIVNIGDIANSLFLLRPGDIVNIDIIRKGNMLQLPVKLDDQSHFN; this comes from the coding sequence ATGCGTTATGTGTTTTGTATAGTCATATCGATTGTTATTTGCCTATCTAATTGTAATGGCGATACATCTGATTCAACGGCCAAGAGCTGTGGAACAGCCATTGGCAATCCAATCAACCCGATGCCGTTTTCTTTTGTTAGCGATGTTTTCTATAAAAAAAAGGACGCGGTCGTGCGAATCATAGGAATTCGCATTAGTAACAACGAAACATCGAGCGCGAAGTCCGAGACCAAGGATGACAAACAACCAGATTCAACCAAAAGTCCGGCTGGCAAAAATCCAGAACTCAGTAACAAAATTTTGTTTGGGTCTGGTTTTTTTATCGATGACATGGCCCGGGTTGTTACCAGCGCAATCATCGTCGATGATGCAACGAACATATGGGTAGAATTCAATGGGTTGTCATATGCCGCTGAACTCGTCGGGTCTGATCGCATAACAAACATAGCCATAGTGAGACTTTTAAAAAAACCTGATCATTTTGATATAATAGACATCACCGATGGAAAACCCAAAGGCAATGTATGCTGTGGTGAATTTTTAGTCTCGGTGGAATGTAAACTTGGACTGGATCCATCGCCAAATTTTGGCATAATCGTTGGCGAAAACTCCAGCTATGGAAGTACATCTTTCCCGGTTAAATTGACCAGAACCAACCTACCGATAGATGGTGGAGAAACCGGCTCACCGGTATTTTCTATAGATGGCACATTGGCCGGAATAATGATAGCTTCCCTGCCTGACATGCGTTCAAGTTTTCTCATGCCGGCCTGGACATTGGATCGGGTATGCAGCGACATAATTAAGACAGGTGGCGTAACCCATTGTACTGCAGGGTTTTTTGTCCATCAGCAATATACCCAGGAAAATGGTGTCCAAATTCTTGTCTCCAGGATTCAACAGGATTCACCTGCAGAAAAGGCAGGCATATTGATCGATGATGTAATTTCTGCAATAAATGGTAATAAAATTGTTAATATTGGAGATATAGCTAATTCATTATTCCTGCTGAGACCAGGAGATATTGTTAACATAGACATAATTCGCAAAGGAAATATGCTACAACTGCCAGTTAAATTAGATGACCAAAGCCATTTTAATTAA
- a CDS encoding sigma-70 family RNA polymerase sigma factor yields the protein MDSIETVSHNSLNGISEAVGPSENEKEIVALAKSGDVAAFEVLVKKYRERIYSVVYNLVSNTADVLDLMQDIFIKAFRSMHKFKGDSAFFTWLYKIAINQAMSYLRKHRSNRFLALEQLDESTLPPEVIEKITVENQGERNEYLLELQKILNKSLQKLSDNHRLVVVLFEIEGLSHSEIAEIMGCSPGTVRSRLHYAKIELQAYLEDFIK from the coding sequence GTGGATAGTATTGAAACAGTAAGTCATAATTCACTGAATGGAATTAGCGAGGCTGTGGGTCCGAGTGAAAACGAAAAGGAGATCGTTGCCTTGGCTAAAAGTGGTGATGTGGCAGCCTTTGAAGTGCTGGTCAAAAAATACCGAGAAAGGATATATTCGGTGGTATATAATCTTGTGTCCAACACTGCCGATGTTTTAGATTTAATGCAGGATATTTTTATAAAGGCATTTCGTTCCATGCATAAATTTAAAGGCGATTCTGCATTTTTTACCTGGTTATACAAGATTGCTATAAACCAGGCCATGTCCTATCTCAGGAAACATAGGTCAAATAGATTTTTAGCTCTAGAGCAACTTGATGAGTCTACCCTTCCACCAGAAGTAATTGAAAAAATTACAGTGGAAAACCAAGGAGAGAGAAATGAATATCTTTTAGAACTACAAAAAATACTGAATAAATCTCTCCAAAAACTATCCGATAATCATAGACTAGTGGTTGTGTTATTTGAAATCGAAGGGCTATCCCATAGCGAGATAGCTGAAATAATGGGTTGTTCTCCTGGGACCGTTAGATCAAGGTTGCATTATGCAAAGATAGAGTTACAAGCATATTTAGAGGATTTTATCAAATGA
- the mutL gene encoding DNA mismatch repair endonuclease MutL, with the protein MPKIKILPEFVSNQIAAGEVVERPATVIKELVENSLDACATKIIVRFSAGGKNLISVEDNGVGMARADAELAIVRHATSKIASVEDIQSVNTFGFRGEAIPSIASVSRFLLRTNEIGQDIGTEILIHCGKVQHIRDCGLAQGTYIEVSGLLHNLPARRQFLKSDETESIHIVRVMRAFALAERAVKFELYKDGKLLFCSPEMDSWSGRISKLYGDFYSDCLFDFRDNRDGMTIEGALLIPSCTNVNRNEIVCFVNKRQVLSSIINRAIRDAYMGFLPNWQGLVAFIWLDFPKNTLDVNVHPQKREVRFKNEYMIKTFVEKTIYGAIDSFLSSKSVVNEAKFYGNNFTNYTPGEIKETSIKFNWNRDRNGLQLPFRQPNIKGIIESNEEQKISNIDSELSFVGTVFGQFAIFESINGLWAMNIKAASRRVFFEQFLHEQINNEPQCLLLPRVIQIPTIECEILDKAMDLFLQYGIGIERFGKDLCRIDAVPQWLDETLVEKLLLDVISGVVSEKSLPLSLNSKWFAKLACPCINIKIYDGVEKLMELAKLLLSSDNYIIDPDGNITLIEISLNELRNKFGLHDPIISL; encoded by the coding sequence ATGCCAAAAATAAAAATATTACCGGAATTTGTTTCTAATCAGATTGCTGCTGGTGAAGTTGTCGAAAGACCGGCCACAGTTATCAAAGAATTGGTAGAAAATAGCCTGGATGCATGTGCAACTAAAATTATCGTCAGATTCTCAGCTGGTGGTAAAAATTTAATATCCGTCGAAGATAATGGGGTTGGCATGGCCAGAGCTGATGCAGAATTGGCCATTGTCAGGCATGCCACGAGCAAAATAGCCTCGGTGGAAGATATACAATCGGTCAATACATTTGGGTTTAGAGGCGAAGCCATACCGTCAATTGCCAGTGTCTCAAGGTTTTTGTTGCGGACCAATGAGATTGGCCAGGATATTGGTACAGAGATCCTGATCCACTGTGGAAAGGTTCAGCATATTCGGGACTGTGGATTGGCCCAGGGCACCTATATTGAAGTGAGTGGATTATTGCATAATTTACCAGCCCGCAGACAGTTCCTAAAATCCGATGAAACCGAAAGCATACATATAGTAAGAGTGATGAGGGCATTTGCTCTAGCCGAGCGTGCTGTAAAGTTTGAGCTATACAAGGATGGTAAATTACTGTTTTGTTCACCAGAAATGGACTCGTGGAGTGGCAGAATCTCTAAGCTATATGGAGATTTTTATAGCGATTGTCTATTTGATTTTAGAGATAATAGGGATGGTATGACAATCGAAGGAGCATTACTAATTCCATCATGTACGAATGTTAATAGAAATGAAATTGTCTGTTTCGTAAATAAAAGACAGGTTCTAAGCTCAATTATAAATAGAGCAATTAGAGATGCCTATATGGGTTTTTTACCAAATTGGCAGGGATTGGTGGCGTTCATTTGGTTAGATTTTCCAAAAAATACCCTGGATGTAAATGTCCATCCACAGAAGAGGGAGGTAAGGTTTAAAAATGAATATATGATAAAAACTTTTGTAGAGAAAACCATATATGGGGCAATCGACTCGTTTTTATCTTCAAAGTCTGTTGTCAATGAGGCCAAGTTTTATGGTAACAATTTTACCAATTATACACCGGGTGAAATAAAAGAAACCAGCATAAAATTTAACTGGAACAGGGATAGAAACGGTTTACAATTGCCTTTTAGACAGCCTAATATCAAAGGAATTATTGAGTCAAATGAAGAGCAGAAGATTTCAAATATAGATTCAGAATTGTCGTTTGTCGGTACGGTTTTTGGCCAATTTGCAATATTTGAGTCGATCAATGGCCTATGGGCTATGAATATAAAGGCAGCATCAAGGCGCGTTTTTTTCGAGCAATTTCTCCATGAGCAGATTAACAATGAACCTCAGTGTCTTTTATTACCGAGGGTTATCCAGATACCAACAATTGAGTGTGAAATCTTGGACAAAGCTATGGATTTGTTTCTGCAATATGGCATTGGGATTGAACGATTTGGTAAGGATTTATGCAGGATCGATGCCGTACCTCAATGGCTGGACGAAACACTGGTAGAAAAATTGCTCCTGGATGTCATTTCTGGTGTTGTCAGTGAAAAAAGTCTGCCGTTGTCACTGAACAGTAAATGGTTTGCAAAGTTAGCCTGCCCCTGCATCAATATCAAAATTTATGACGGAGTAGAAAAACTGATGGAGTTAGCTAAGTTATTGCTATCCAGTGACAACTATATCATCGATCCCGATGGAAATATAACACTTATTGAAATTAGTTTAAACGAGTTAAGAAATAAATTTGGATTACATGATCCCATAATAAGCTTGTAG
- a CDS encoding HDIG domain-containing protein: MICFSFRDMFVIQFVLGQKAKATVIAEVPFEYVNDTKTTIEKEKKRNQLAPIYRLSLANYDKFEKQIFDLDDELDVFVREEKTGNAYLFELREFVRNFNEKNHLMLSWNDIDILIKSIDDGGRTSILLEALSIVREILCDGVYSDRDLLNKDESYLINIEISGQMKKAHIRSTEEALRYLRIQLESMDVPFELKQALLRIVKIGIAPNLSYDETATNAKIFKVMQEVKPVIDTVNVGDVIVEAGTVVKSDVRERLMAYRKVCNAENTMWFGINSAVMTKLFMIFCILIIGFLCLKMSPTKSVDLSKNFSLIVTILVVNLIIIRGIFQIGEIRFFMNSDIFVRLLPYVSPFYLNTILGTLLVRTYVGVVLGGLTSVLFSMMLAENLEFLLMCILTVFTSAYYCRRASLRSQVMYTGICAPTVFSFIPIFHFLLKDLESFFCIRQVFCSFVTGITTSIFVLGVLPLFEKWFGCCTNIRLVELNDHSNSLMQKLQMLAPGTYHHSLIVANIAEQAAMAMNANAFLCRTFAMYHDIGKVIKPGYFTENQRADYNPHDEKTPFISAIIIKTHVRDGIVMAEQADIPPRVIDGIREHHGTSIIRYFYNKALQQNDCKSNSGSANESRTTFSAETIDEAVFRYDGPKPRSKETAILMVADSLEAASRSMKVVNPQSIKDLVDNIIEEKVNSNQLDDCSMTLKEINELRKALYSIMINMLHSRIAYDNVSKK; this comes from the coding sequence ATGATATGTTTTTCCTTCAGGGATATGTTTGTCATCCAGTTTGTCCTAGGTCAAAAGGCTAAAGCAACGGTGATTGCCGAGGTTCCATTCGAATATGTAAACGATACAAAAACAACCATCGAGAAAGAAAAAAAGCGGAATCAACTGGCTCCTATTTATAGATTGAGTCTTGCTAACTACGATAAGTTTGAGAAACAAATTTTTGACCTGGATGATGAACTTGACGTATTTGTTAGAGAAGAAAAAACTGGCAATGCCTATTTGTTCGAATTAAGAGAATTTGTAAGAAATTTTAATGAAAAAAATCATTTGATGTTGAGCTGGAACGACATAGACATATTGATTAAATCCATTGATGACGGTGGTCGTACTAGCATACTTCTCGAAGCTCTATCCATTGTTCGTGAGATCCTATGTGATGGTGTCTATAGTGACCGTGATTTACTAAACAAAGATGAATCCTACCTGATAAACATTGAGATAAGTGGACAGATGAAAAAAGCTCATATACGGTCCACCGAAGAAGCGCTAAGATACCTGAGAATACAGCTGGAATCCATGGATGTTCCATTTGAATTAAAACAGGCGCTGCTAAGGATAGTGAAAATTGGTATAGCTCCGAACCTTTCCTATGATGAAACCGCGACCAATGCAAAGATTTTTAAAGTCATGCAGGAGGTTAAGCCTGTAATCGATACTGTAAATGTGGGAGACGTCATTGTTGAAGCAGGTACAGTTGTGAAAAGTGATGTTCGTGAACGATTGATGGCCTATCGTAAGGTTTGCAATGCTGAAAATACGATGTGGTTTGGTATAAATTCAGCGGTTATGACAAAATTGTTCATGATATTTTGTATACTGATTATCGGATTCTTATGTCTCAAGATGTCGCCGACCAAGTCCGTAGATTTATCTAAAAATTTTTCATTAATAGTGACGATTTTAGTCGTTAATTTGATAATAATTAGGGGAATATTTCAGATAGGGGAGATAAGGTTTTTCATGAATTCGGATATTTTTGTCCGATTGCTACCCTATGTTAGTCCATTTTATTTGAATACCATATTAGGCACATTGCTTGTTCGAACCTATGTGGGTGTGGTATTAGGTGGCTTGACTTCGGTCCTTTTTTCGATGATGCTTGCTGAGAACTTAGAATTTTTATTGATGTGTATATTGACTGTATTTACTTCGGCTTATTACTGCCGCAGGGCATCGTTAAGGTCGCAGGTTATGTATACAGGAATTTGTGCTCCTACGGTTTTTTCGTTTATTCCAATTTTTCATTTTCTGCTAAAAGACCTTGAGTCATTTTTTTGCATAAGACAAGTATTTTGTTCCTTTGTAACTGGTATTACAACGAGCATATTTGTGCTGGGTGTTTTGCCATTGTTCGAAAAATGGTTTGGCTGTTGTACTAACATAAGGCTAGTAGAATTAAACGACCATAGTAATTCATTGATGCAAAAATTGCAGATGTTAGCACCAGGAACCTATCATCATAGTTTGATTGTTGCAAATATAGCCGAACAGGCTGCCATGGCAATGAATGCAAATGCATTTTTATGCAGGACATTTGCCATGTATCACGACATAGGAAAGGTGATAAAACCTGGGTATTTTACCGAAAACCAGAGAGCAGACTATAACCCTCATGATGAAAAAACCCCATTTATCAGTGCCATAATAATAAAAACCCACGTAAGGGATGGTATTGTAATGGCAGAACAGGCTGATATCCCACCTAGGGTTATAGATGGCATAAGAGAACACCATGGCACGTCTATAATAAGATATTTTTATAATAAGGCGTTACAGCAGAATGACTGTAAATCTAATTCAGGATCGGCCAATGAATCTAGAACGACCTTTTCTGCAGAAACCATAGATGAAGCAGTTTTTAGGTATGATGGTCCGAAACCCAGGTCTAAAGAAACTGCCATACTCATGGTGGCAGATTCGCTGGAGGCTGCCAGTCGATCTATGAAAGTCGTGAATCCCCAGTCGATAAAAGATCTGGTAGATAATATTATTGAAGAGAAAGTGAATAGCAATCAATTGGATGATTGCTCGATGACTTTAAAAGAGATAAATGAACTTAGAAAAGCCCTTTATTCAATTATGATAAATATGTTACATTCACGCATTGCCTATGACAATGTTTCAAAAAAGTAG
- the lpxI gene encoding UDP-2,3-diacylglucosamine diphosphatase LpxI (LpxI, functionally equivalent to LpxH, replaces it in LPS biosynthesis in a minority of bacteria.), protein MTMFQKSSNIKLDSDFLPYDFNDSNVVALLAGNGIYPILCAKRMIRSGVNVKLIAIEDEADEQLSSEFDESNRFVVNVGNLGRLLKILKTIKADYVIMAGQIRPKKLFHGLRPDWRALLLMKKLKIRNAETIFSSICELIGKRGIKVLDARSFMDEDIVSVGSLTNCKFDLAEEILNHGIKVAKEIAKLDIGQGVVVSSGTVLCVEEFDGTDSMLRRAGKFNTKNALFVKASKPGHDFRFDVPVFGMRTLDAMIESGIRYAALESDCTIVLDRENVLNRANELGIKIFGY, encoded by the coding sequence ATGACAATGTTTCAAAAAAGTAGTAATATCAAGTTAGATTCGGATTTTTTGCCATATGATTTCAACGATTCAAATGTGGTTGCTCTACTGGCGGGTAATGGTATTTATCCGATTTTATGTGCCAAGCGCATGATTAGATCCGGCGTCAATGTTAAACTTATAGCCATTGAAGATGAGGCTGACGAACAATTGTCTAGTGAGTTTGATGAATCGAATAGATTTGTGGTAAATGTTGGCAATTTAGGTAGATTACTCAAGATATTGAAGACCATAAAAGCCGACTATGTTATAATGGCTGGTCAAATTCGACCAAAGAAACTATTTCACGGACTTAGACCAGATTGGCGAGCATTGCTTTTGATGAAAAAATTAAAGATCAGAAATGCCGAAACTATCTTTAGCTCTATTTGCGAACTTATTGGGAAACGTGGAATTAAGGTATTAGATGCCCGCTCATTTATGGATGAAGATATCGTAAGCGTCGGATCATTAACTAATTGTAAATTTGATCTGGCCGAGGAAATTCTAAATCATGGAATCAAAGTGGCAAAAGAGATAGCCAAACTAGACATAGGCCAGGGTGTTGTGGTGAGCAGTGGTACGGTACTGTGTGTCGAAGAGTTTGATGGAACGGACAGTATGCTGCGGAGAGCTGGTAAATTTAATACCAAAAATGCCCTGTTTGTGAAGGCATCAAAACCAGGTCATGATTTCAGATTTGATGTGCCGGTTTTTGGTATGCGTACACTGGACGCAATGATAGAATCCGGCATAAGATACGCTGCACTGGAATCCGATTGCACCATTGTCCTTGATAGGGAAAATGTACTGAACCGGGCCAACGAACTGGGCATCAAAATATTCGGATATTGA